TGAGAGCATGCCAATTCTCACGCATACGCGGAATGTCAGGAGTTGCGCAACTATACTCACCGTCTGTTAATATCACGGTTCTAGCTTCCAAAAACTCTAAAGAAAAATCATGACTACAACAAAAAGCATGGAATAGGGAGGCTGATATGTCCTCTCCTATAGCAAGAATTTCTGCGCGATCACGCAGGGATATTTTTTCCTTATGCATACAACGTTGTAACTTCTCCATCCAAGGAGCTATAGAGAAGGTGAGTTGTAGATCATGAATGATTTCATTATGTTTGTTTGCTATATCCAAAATGATATGTTCCCGATATTCACTAGAAACGGAACAAAACATATCCAAAAGATCCGTAATACCGGCTACAGCACTGACAACAATGAACCACGGCGTATCTTTATGAACAATATCATAAACCTTTCTGATACTTTCGGCGGTTCCTAAACTCGTCCCACCAAATTTATAGACTACTGGGGGCATGCATATTCTCCAGAATTCTGAAAACAGTAGTTCTGCATATTCATCAATAAAGCTCCCGCAGCACCTCGGACAAGATTATGTATCAATACATTCATCTTTATTGTTCGGGCATCTCCTCCATAAGTAACGGGACCTATATGCACACGCATATCATCATCTGTGAGATCTTTTCTTGCCTGTGGATGCCAAGGAGAATCGTAAAGTTGGTACGTTTCGGGAAATTCTGCATTCTTACGGTGATAAATATGAAGAATGTCTTCTATATCTACAGCATGATGAAAAGTTACGTGCAAGGTCAATGTATGCCCATAAATTACAGGAACACGATGCACAGTAACCGTTATAGGAAAATCTGCAGGTTTTTCAATACTTCCTAAAATCTTTAACGTTTCTCTTAGAATCTTTTCCTCTTCCTTGACTATGTGAGGAATTGTATTTCCTAAAATATCCATGGAAGAAATCCCGGGATACCCAGCACCACTCACGGACTGCAAAGTAACAACATGTACATGACCTATACTCAATTCCATTAAGGGAGCTAAGGCTAAGGCAATACCAGAAACACAGCAATTCGAGTTTGTTATGATGTTTCCTGGAAAAGGTTGCTTATGCACAAGTTGAAAATGCTCCGGATTTACCTCGGGGATAACTATAGGAACAGAAGGGTGCATCCTATAAGCTGATGCATTAGAAAAGATCAACTTCCCCTTAGACAAGCAGTAGGATTCTAATGATTCTGCTACAACCTCTGGCACAAAAGACACGACAATATCTGACTCGACTTCTTCAATCCTACGGACAGGTACGTACCTCATGCTTTCTGGCATGGGGCCTAACGCCTCTTGCCACACACATACAGAACCATAAGTTTGACTACATTTTGTCTCGGAGGCAACAACTTCACAAATATGCCAAGGAAACCATTTATGTAAGAGAGCTACAAACTTTTGTCCAACAAGTCCAGTAGCTCCCAAAACAGCCACACGCATGTGTTGCCTCCTGAAATCATACTATATCATCCTTGATTACGAATAAAAAAGCAGGCCAATAAACCGCTAGGAAATTTAGGTTGGCGATAATGCAAAACACAGGCTTCTTATTCAGAAATCAAAGAATCTTAGAGGCCGCATTGTAATAACCGTTTTGTTTTTTAAGCAAGAACTGTTCGTTCACATAGAAACCTTTAGCCCTACTTCAGGTCCATAACACCCGGGGGGCGGAGACTCATCGATTAACCAATCTAAAATTCTTAAAGCCCCCTCGGCAAATACTGCCCTAGAAAAGACCTTATGGTGTATACTGATGTGTTCTTTATCGCTAATAAAAGCGACTTCATGTTCGCCAGAAATGTTCCCTACACGCGATACATGCAGTTCAATATTTTTTACACTATGACAACGAGACCCGATACTATACTCCTGTTGCCAGGCCTCTTGCTTAGTATGGCAGAGAATCGAGGCTAATTCTTTAGCTGTTCCGGAGACGGGATCCTTTTTTTCTCGATGATGCACTTCAGAAATTCGGATATCGTACCTATCATCAAATACCCGAGCAAGTAGACCTACCAAACGTTTTTGCACATAGGCTCCCAGACTTGTGTTTGGGCAGACCACAACAGGAACATAAGCAGCTAAACGTTGTAGTTTCTCATCTACAGAGTAAGAGGGCTCCGGCTTTGTCGTAGCAAAAATCAGGGGTTTAGGGTTAGAAAGCAAAGCAATAAGAAGTTCCTCTGAAAAAGATGAGGAAGAAAAATCTACAAGGACATCATTACTTTCTATCACGGAGTCTAAAGAATAAGGGCTTTGTCTAGAGAACCCCGGGCCTAAAGTAAAACGGTTTGATGATCTCAACAAAGAACTCAATAACGTTCCCATTCTTCCTGAACATCCGATAATACCAACACGCATACAACCTTCTAAAAATGCAGAAAAAACACGACTATTTATATCTCTACAAGGGATTAGCTTTCTCTCGACAAAAATCCTCAAGGACCCTAGAATTTTGATCTCTTTGATTCTTTCAACACGAATTATTCTTTATAATCTGTAATAGTTTATACAAGTAGAAAGCTTTTTTAAATAGGTACTAAACTATAAACTTCTATTTATTCATGACTCATCACATCGCTGCGCTACTTTCGCATTCTGAAAGTTATGCAGATGCACTATTAAATTCTCGACTTGCTTTATGGGAGGCTTATTGTCCCCAAGTTTTTTTTGAGTACTTAGATGCTCTACATTTAACTGCAGGATCAGTGATAGATATTGATCACATTCACCACACTATCCTGTCACAAACAGGATTCACATTATCCCCAGCAAAAGATTATCTCTCACCACACGACTATTTATTTGAGTTAAGTCAGCAACGGTTTCCTATAGCTAGACATATACGCAAAATGGAGAATGACAGTTTTTCGCCTCTTCCTGATCTCATTCACGATTTATTTTGCCATGTTCCATGGTTATTGCATCAAGAATTTGTAAAATTTTTCTCTTCTATGGGGAAGCTCTTTATAAAAGCTGTAGAACGGGCAAAAGCAATCTACTCTATAGAAGACCAGCCTCGAATACTTAACAGCAATGTGCTAGCAATCTCGCGGTGTTTCTGGTTTACAGTAGAAAATGGTCTTATTGAAACACAGGGAAAGAGAAAAGCCTACGGGGCTGCGATATTAAGCTCCACAGATCAGTTATCCTATACCTTTAATAACAACGTATTCGTTTCTCCATTTAAGACCGAACACATTATACAACGCCCCTGCAATCCACAATCCTTACAGACCACTTTCTTTATCATTCGTGATTTTAGCGAATTAAATGACGTTGCAGAAAAAATGCACGGATTTCTAGAACAAGGACGTCTTGATTTTATTGTCTGTGGTCCACATGACGTATACTATCAAGATATTATCTATTTTTTAAACGAACATGTCTTTTCATAAAGATAGGGTACTTTTTAACCTATCACTCACATTTTCATTGATTTTGATCTTATCAAATCTCGTCGCAGCTTCTAGGCTTGTGATTACCTCCTACTTCACGATCCCTGGAGGATTGATACTCTATCCCGCCACCTTTGTTATCTCTAATATCGTTAATGAGGTCTTTGGCCCTGAGAAAACCCGGCGTATGGTTTTGTCTGCATTTGCTGGCAACATCTTCTCATTAGTATTCCTTCATCTTGTCTCTTTTCTTCCAGCATCTTCTCCAGATATAGAGTATGCATGGCATACCCTATTTGATATTAGCCCGATAGTATTTATAGCGTCCTTTGTTTCTTTTTCAGTTTCTCAGCAACTAGAGATTCTCTCCTTTAGCTTCCTCAAATGCCGCTTTCCTACCACTCCAGCTTGGTTACGCAACAATACTTCCACTCTGCTCTCTCAAATGATCGACACGTTTATTGTAGATTTTGGCGTCATTTACCTAGGGATGCACCTCCCCTTTACCCAAACCTTACACATCATGATGTACTCTTATTTTTATAAAGTTTTCTTTAACATTCTCACCACACCCGTCTTTTATATCGGGGTAAGAAAGTCTTATGCGTCTGCAAAGATAATGTAAAATAATAAGAAGTTAATAAAAAATAAAATGATTTTTTTCCTTTAAACAACTACAATATTTGCAAAAAAAAAAATAAAATAACAGTTTTATGGCTAACTTTCTTCTTTCTCCGCCAACTACTTACCAAAGATCTATTGATACATTATACAATCCGTATAATACCTACGTTCTCGGAGCAAGAACAGTGAGTTTCGTAAATAAAAAAACACCTATTACTGGACCAGGCTCCTTTGATAACGCTTCATTTTTAAGTAAGTTAGCTAGAGTCATGCTAGCTTCTATCTGTATTATTATTACTCTAGGGTTGGTTCTATGTTGTATGTCTACACAGAACCTCTTGGACTTAGATATCCGCTGTTCTTGTATAGATGACGCAGAATATGTATATTATTACCCACCTTACCTGTATGATCCGTCTATATTTAGTCCAAAACCGGAAATTTTATTTAGTAGCTGGGACCATCTAGAGATCTCAACTCATTTGATCAGGCTGTCTGAGAAGCATTCGGATCTATTCGTGCCCTCTCTTTATACACCATCCACCTGTTTTTCTATAGAGCGCGTGGTGTTAAAAGACTTACACTTGTATGATTCCTCTACGCAAAGTGTTTTAGACCACCCCGATAGTACTCAATGTCACCACCAAAACAATTACCAAGACTATCCTCATTTAGCGGATAGGGACTGTCAAAATTTCCGCATCTACGCTTACCCATTATGGCACCACCCTAGCGCGCATAATCCAGAGGAAATGAATTCCATGATGCTATCAACAGCACGAAGGGGTTTTGCGGGTATATCTCATTGGACACTAGTCATCGTAAACTTAGACAGAAGAGAGGTTGTTTTCTTTGACAGCCTAGCGAATTTTATAAATAATCGGCTAATTGACCCGGCACTAAACTCTATAGCTACTAGATTAGGAAATGTGTATCCCGATGCCAATGGAGCGTTGTCTCCGTTTATTGTCAAAAAAGTTATAAAAACCCCTATACAACAAGACAGTACGTCTTGCGGAATTTGGCTTTCTCTATTCCTTGATAAATACTTAGACAATCCTGACTACGTGCCTCCCTTAATGGGAGGAAGACAGGCTCAATATTTCTTACAGGAATTCTTAGAAACTATTCCCCAACGCCCAATAACCCAAGCTTCTGACTGCACTCTTAACGTTCTAGGAATTACATGCGACCAAGTAGAAAACTCATCCAATATGCTATAACCATCCTCACTGTGTTTGCCTCAACTTTTGTGTTAGCAACAACACAGGAAAACCCTCCGTGTGTCATACTGACAGGAGCTTCGGGGCAACTAGGTTCAGCAATCGCCTTGTATCTTCACGAACGAGATTATTATCTCCTACTTGTAGGAAGACAACACGATAAGCTTCGGAGACTACACGAACACAACCCTAATTCTTCGACCCTAGCTATAGACTATTCTTTCCCCGGATATCTTGCAGATTATAAAAAAACTCTTAAAGAGCTCAATCGCCCTATTCAAGGGCTGATCATTTCCACACCTCGCCCTATTTGGGGAAGCATTTTACAATCCCCGGAATCTTGGGAATCTACATTACAAATAGCTTTTATCGCACAGACGGCTCTAATTCAAGCCACACTCCCCTATATGAGTTCTCCAAGTTCTATTGTGATCATAGGAGGAACGACATCTGTACAACACCTACCCGCTTACAGCCTATCCTGTGTGATTCGTCGTATGTGGACAACGTATGCTAAAGCTCTGGCTTATGAATTAGGCCCTAAAGGCATTCGTGTAAACGTTGTCTCTCCAGGAGCTGTACTCACTCCTTTTCATAAAGGTAGAATCCAAGAAAA
Above is a genomic segment from Chlamydia abortus containing:
- a CDS encoding 4-hydroxy-tetrahydrodipicolinate reductase translates to MRVGIIGCSGRMGTLLSSLLRSSNRFTLGPGFSRQSPYSLDSVIESNDVLVDFSSSSFSEELLIALLSNPKPLIFATTKPEPSYSVDEKLQRLAAYVPVVVCPNTSLGAYVQKRLVGLLARVFDDRYDIRISEVHHREKKDPVSGTAKELASILCHTKQEAWQQEYSIGSRCHSVKNIELHVSRVGNISGEHEVAFISDKEHISIHHKVFSRAVFAEGALRILDWLIDESPPPGCYGPEVGLKVSM
- a CDS encoding phenylalanine 4-monooxygenase, yielding MTHHIAALLSHSESYADALLNSRLALWEAYCPQVFFEYLDALHLTAGSVIDIDHIHHTILSQTGFTLSPAKDYLSPHDYLFELSQQRFPIARHIRKMENDSFSPLPDLIHDLFCHVPWLLHQEFVKFFSSMGKLFIKAVERAKAIYSIEDQPRILNSNVLAISRCFWFTVENGLIETQGKRKAYGAAILSSTDQLSYTFNNNVFVSPFKTEHIIQRPCNPQSLQTTFFIIRDFSELNDVAEKMHGFLEQGRLDFIVCGPHDVYYQDIIYFLNEHVFS
- a CDS encoding queuosine precursor transporter codes for the protein MSFHKDRVLFNLSLTFSLILILSNLVAASRLVITSYFTIPGGLILYPATFVISNIVNEVFGPEKTRRMVLSAFAGNIFSLVFLHLVSFLPASSPDIEYAWHTLFDISPIVFIASFVSFSVSQQLEILSFSFLKCRFPTTPAWLRNNTSTLLSQMIDTFIVDFGVIYLGMHLPFTQTLHIMMYSYFYKVFFNILTTPVFYIGVRKSYASAKIM
- the asd gene encoding aspartate-semialdehyde dehydrogenase, with product MRVAVLGATGLVGQKFVALLHKWFPWHICEVVASETKCSQTYGSVCVWQEALGPMPESMRYVPVRRIEEVESDIVVSFVPEVVAESLESYCLSKGKLIFSNASAYRMHPSVPIVIPEVNPEHFQLVHKQPFPGNIITNSNCCVSGIALALAPLMELSIGHVHVVTLQSVSGAGYPGISSMDILGNTIPHIVKEEEKILRETLKILGSIEKPADFPITVTVHRVPVIYGHTLTLHVTFHHAVDIEDILHIYHRKNAEFPETYQLYDSPWHPQARKDLTDDDMRVHIGPVTYGGDARTIKMNVLIHNLVRGAAGALLMNMQNYCFQNSGEYACPQ
- a CDS encoding SDR family oxidoreductase — its product is MRPSRKLIQYAITILTVFASTFVLATTQENPPCVILTGASGQLGSAIALYLHERDYYLLLVGRQHDKLRRLHEHNPNSSTLAIDYSFPGYLADYKKTLKELNRPIQGLIISTPRPIWGSILQSPESWESTLQIAFIAQTALIQATLPYMSSPSSIVIIGGTTSVQHLPAYSLSCVIRRMWTTYAKALAYELGPKGIRVNVVSPGAVLTPFHKGRIQEKARVNQSSYTEEYNKETEEIPLRRHCESEELAKTIEFLLTPSSSFISGVNLLLDGGFTSSLN
- a CDS encoding Ulp1 family isopeptidase gives rise to the protein MANFLLSPPTTYQRSIDTLYNPYNTYVLGARTVSFVNKKTPITGPGSFDNASFLSKLARVMLASICIIITLGLVLCCMSTQNLLDLDIRCSCIDDAEYVYYYPPYLYDPSIFSPKPEILFSSWDHLEISTHLIRLSEKHSDLFVPSLYTPSTCFSIERVVLKDLHLYDSSTQSVLDHPDSTQCHHQNNYQDYPHLADRDCQNFRIYAYPLWHHPSAHNPEEMNSMMLSTARRGFAGISHWTLVIVNLDRREVVFFDSLANFINNRLIDPALNSIATRLGNVYPDANGALSPFIVKKVIKTPIQQDSTSCGIWLSLFLDKYLDNPDYVPPLMGGRQAQYFLQEFLETIPQRPITQASDCTLNVLGITCDQVENSSNML